The genomic window GACTTCAAGTACATGATATGCCAATGCGCCATTTGCCCGGTGTGTGCGCCCTGAACGGATTGCGGACACCATATCGATAACTCCAATCATTCGAGCGTTGTTCGGGAAAGGAATTTCCTCTTGTTCCCAATCACCACTGGCTGGACAGACATTTACGGGTCCGCCGAATCCGTTCGGATCGGGGACCGTCATCGAACCGGTTTCGCCGTAGATTTCAATACAGGGTAAACTCTGCCGCCACATATCGAAACTCATGATTGTCGTGACAATTGTTCCATTTTCAAACTCCATCACACCTGTCAGATGCGTTGTGATGTTGACGGGGATACGCACGCTATTCAATGCTTGACTCGTTGCAATTCGCTCCTCAAATCCCTTTGTCGTAATCGCTGCGACGCGCTTGACGGGGCCGAGGATGTTAACGAGTGCCGTCACGTAGTATGGTCCCATGTCCAGCATCGGACCGCCGCCGATGTCGTAAAAGAAAGCGGGATTCGGGTGCCAGCCTTCCGGCCCGTGTCCACACATGAACGCACTGCCAGCGATGGGTCTCCCAATTTTCCCGGCATCCAGCACTTGCCGTGAGGTCTGGATCCCGGCACCAAGGAAGGTGTCTGGGGCGGAACCGACACGAAGTCCTTTTTCTGCTGCGGTATCAATGAGCTGCTTTCCACTTTCGATGTCCACGCCAAGTGGTTTTTCGCTGTAGACGTGTTTGCCTGCGTCCAAGACTTGGAGTCCAACATCTACGTGTGCCCGCGGAATAGTGAGATTCACGACGAGTTCAATTTCACTATCTGCCAGCAATTCATCGACGGTGCGTGCCTCGCAGTTGTATCTTTCAGATTGCGCTTGTGCGGCTTCCATTCGGAGGTCTGCGCAGGCTTTGATTTCTAAGATGTCGGTTTTTCGTGCGCCTTCAAAATAGGCACTGCTGATTGTTCCACAGCCAATAATTCCAATTTTCATGTATACTATTTGCCTTTCAGATGCTTATCACTTTCGATTCAATATGGTATTGGTGACCTTGTTCCTTCTTTTCCGCTATCCCTTCAGTGAGAAAGGTAAGTTTCTATTCCGGTTAACATACTAACACAAGCCCTACATTTTCGCAAGTCGCATGAGAAGGGTGTGGGTGCTTCGGTCAAAGAGGAGTTGGCAATTACCTATAAGTGTAGTATAATCTGATATTGAAACCGTCTTGAGCTCGACACAAAATTGCCCGGAGGTATACAGCATGAAACAGCAAAAGCATCGGAAACCCGCTCGTAATTTTACGATCAGAAAAGGTGGATACATCACCAAATCCCAACTCGGCAAACGTGGGACGATTCTCTCTGAATCCCAACTTCATGACTTTGAAGTCAAAAGAAAATTAGGGAGAACGGTAGATGGTATTACTGTGATTACGTTAGAAGATTTAAACACGGTTCGGCTATTTCGTTACAAGGATATTGAGAAAGCAGAAAAAGAATTGATGCTTGAGAATATCCACGATGTCTCAATGCGGAGAACATTCTGTGAGATTTGGGGTATAGAAATAGAAGAGCATCCCGACACCCACTTTTCGCACGAAGAGTTGTTGAGGCGTGGACATTGGACCCCCGAACGCGTGGAGAGATTCTTGTCGTTTGAGTCTTTCTCTCTGACCTTTTTAGGAGGACGTTTAACCTATCCAATTTATCTAAAATCCGATGTTCGCAAAGTTGAACGTTCAGACGATTACAAAATGTTGTGGCAAACCGAAAAGCAGCAGAAGGCTGCAGCACGCAAGGCAATCCGTGAAAAAGAAAAAATCACCCAGACACGGCTCATCTCTGAACGTGGCTGGACAAAAGGTCTTATCACCGAATTGTTAGGCGAACCAGATGTTTTTCTGGATAACCCGCATTATAAATCTGCGGCTCCCATGCGCTTGTACTTCCTGGATCGTGTTAAACATATTGAACAGACGAGCGATGTGTTTAAATCGCGGCGGAAGGATCGGCGAAAATCCGCAAACTAAAAAGCCACACTTTATCAAAAAAACAATTGACAAACTATAGGTATATTGCTATGATAAATGGCAACTCAGGCGGAATTGTTTGTCGGTGCAACGAAGCATCGGTTGACGGAGAATCCAACACCCTATAAAAGCACCTTAGAATGGAGAGAATAGCATGGGAAACCGAATTGAAATCGGTAACCTCAGGATAGATGGAGATTTGTACGCATTGGTGCGAGATGAGATCGCACCCGGCACGGGAATAGAAGCAGATGCCTTCTGGAAAGCGTTTGGCGACATCGTTGCGGCGTTCGCACCTGAAAACAAGGTGTTATTGGAAAAACGGGATGTGCTTCAGCAACAGATCGACGCGTGGCATCTGGCACGCGAAGGTGAACCGATTGACGGCGAGGCGTATGCAGCGTTCCTTACCGAGATAGGCTATCTGCTCCCTGAAGGACGGGATTTTACTGTGATTACCGAGGACGTTGACACAGAGATTTCGCTCATCTCAGGTCCGCAGTTGGTTGTGCCGACCGATAACGCTCGCTATGCGCTGAACGCGGCGAACGCTCGCTGGGGAAGCCTCTACGATGCACTCTACGGCACCGATGTTATTGATGAGTCGGACGGTGCTACACGGGGGACTACCTATAACCCTGTCCGGGGTGCAAAGGTCATCGCGTACACCGAACAGTTTTTAGATGAGATGACGGGGCTTGAAACTGGGGGTTTCTCTGACGTTACGCACTTCTCTCTCGAAACCGTTCGGGGTGAGCAACAGTTACGCGCTACACTCCGGGATGGCAGTGAAGTCGGTTTAGCAGATCCAACTAAATTTGTAGGTTTTACCCAAGACAACGGTGAACTCAGTGCTGTCCTACTTCGGAACCACGGACTACACATTGAGATTCGGATAGACCGAGAACATCCGGTAGGGAAAGCACATCCTGCTGGTGTTGTTGATGTTATCCTTGAATCCGCAATCACGACGATTCAGGATTGCGAGGATTCCGTGGCGGCAGTAGATGCGGCAGATAAGGTGCGCGTCTATAGCAACTGGAACGGTATCATGAAGGGGACGCTGGAGACGACGTTTGAGAAAAACGGCGAAATGCTGACCCGTCGCCTCGCGCCGGATAAGACGTTTACCGCCCTCGATGGAAGCACGCTGACGTTACCGGGTAGGAGTCTTCTCTTAATTCGGAACGTTGGTCTCCACATGTACACGGATGCCGTCACGACAGCAGAGGGCGACGAAATTCCCGAAGGCATCCTTGATGCCATGGTAACGAGTTTCGCCGCAATGCATGACCTCCAAGGCAATGGTCTCCATACCAATAGTAAAACGGGTAGTATCTACATCGTCAAGCCGAAGTTCCACGGACCCGAAGAAGTGGATATGACAATTCGGATGTTTGAGTGGATGGAGTCTGCACTCGGGCTTCCGACGAATACTATTAAAATTGGGATTATGGATGAAGAACGGCGCACGACTGTCAACCTCAAAGAAGCGATCCGGGTGGCACATGAGCGACTCGTCTTTATTAACACCGGATTTTTGGATAGAACCGGTGATGAAATCCATACGAGTATGGAAGCGGGACCCATGACCCCCAAAATGGACATTCGCAACGAGCCGTGGATGCTTGCTTATGAGGATTGGAACGTTGATATTGGAATTGAAACCGCTTTGCTTGGTACTGCACAGATTGGGAAGGGGATGTGGACGAAACCTGACCACATGGCGGAGATGGTTGAAACGAAGGTGAATCATCCGTTAGCGGGTGCGACAACCGCATGGGTGCCGTCGCCGACAGCCGCAACGCTTCATGCGATGCACTACCACCGGGTTGATGTTGGAAACTGGATAAAGGAATTGTCCGCGAGGCAGCGCGCGAGTATGGCAGATCTGTTGACACCACCCCTATTAAGGGAACGCCAGTTGCAACCCGATGAGATTCAGCAAGAATTGGATAACAACGCACAGGGTATCTTAGGATACGTTGTCCGGTGGGTGGATCAGGGTATTGGCTGCTCAAAGGTACCAGATATTAACGATGTCGGCTTGATGGAGGATCGGGCGACCCTACGGATTTCGAGTCAACACATTGCGAATTGGCTGCACCACGGGATCGTTACGAAGGAGCAGGTAACCGAGACGTTCCAACGGATGGCAAAGATTGTTGACGGACAAAACGCCGGTGACTCGAATTATCGGGACATGTCTGCAAACTATGACGAGAGTGTCGCATTTCAGGCGGCTTTGGATCTGGTTTTCAAAGGGTGTGAGCTGCCGAACGGATATACGGAGTTTGTGCTGCATCCGCGCCGACGGGAGGTTAAATCTGGCAGTTAGCGAGAAAGATTACGACAAAAGGGGAAGCATGGGAGATCTATCCTTCTGTGCTTCCCCTTTCCTTTTTCCTCTATGAATCGAGCCTGTAGAATTTGATGGCGTTGTCACGGAAGAGGTTACGCAATTCCTCGGATGAACATCCTGATACAGCCTCTTTCAATGTCTGCACCCATCGTGGATAATCAGTCGCTTGCGTGGAGACGGGCCAGTCACTGCCGTATATGACGCGGTCAAAACCGAAACAGGCGATGATGTGTTCAATATAGGGGTGTAGGTCGTCGGGTGTCCACGTGTCAAGGTCCGCCTCTGTTACCAGACCTGATATTTTGCAGTGAACGTTCGGTAACGCTGCAAGTGTCTGGATTTCCTGCTTCCACGGATCAAAAAGTTGGTTTTTGATGTCGGGTTTGCCGATATGATCCAAGATGAATTGGACATGCGGACACTGTTCGACTAACCGAATTGCATTGGCGAGTTGGGGATGGAAAATACAGATGTCAAAACTCAATCCGTAGCGAGACAGCACTTTGACACCGCTTACAAAGTTCGGTTGAACGCAGAAATCAACGCTTTCGGATTGGATGAGGCGACGGATACCTTTGACGATCGGGTTTTGTGCCAATTTTTCGACGAAAGGGGCTACCTGTTTGCCTTCTTCGAGCGGTGCCCATGCGACGATGCCTTGAATCCGTGGCTCTACTGTCGTCGCGAGATCGGTAACCCACGCTGTCTCTTTCAAGCCGTCATCGGGATGTGTATCGCACTGCACGAAGACCATGGATTCGATTTCCAGTTCGCCGGACGCGTCGGTGTAATCTTTTAGGAGATAAGGTCTGTTTAGGGCTGGTACTTCCGTAAGCCATGGGTATCGCAGTTGTTTGGGGTGCCAGAGGTGAACGTGTGTGTCAACGATTGGAAATTTCTCCATTATGATGCTCCTTCATTAGTATTGCGTTTGGGAGTATTTTAGTGTTTCCTTCTGCGATTGTCAAGCATTAAAAAATTGACATCCACAACGAGAACGTGTATAATACTTTAGCGTTGCGATACAGAAATTTTTCTGTTTTTCACAGTTTTTCACATTTGAATCTGCTGGATCCCACTGCAAATGTGCTTTCTCTTTGTAATGAGGACTTGATTATGAGTGAGAAGAAGCTGATAAATTCAAAACTTCAGAAGTGGCGTGAATGGATGACGACTATTGAACCAGAGATCCGGTTACTGCTTCGGGATGCCAGAGTGTTCTGGGAGATCCGAATCATAATTGATGGACATCGACGCACCCAAGATTTCCACTATGGATATCTCGAACGCTCGTATCTTGATCATGTGATCGCAAGTCTGCGTCGGCAAATTAAGCGATGTAAGGGGCGTATCTCCTTTGTAGGATTACTCCATGAGATTGCTGAAAATCCGCAAGAATTGCCCCACACCTCCTGTGATTCTGACCGTTCAGGTCCGAATGATATGTTCGACTCCGCATCATGCTCAGATGTTATAGGTAAGCATATTTGTCCAGAGATGGTAACTGAAGACATAGGACAACTTACATCGGCGTTAGAAGCATGCGAAACGTTTGTTGGTGAACGGCTTGCCTATCTGGAAAAGCACGAAATGAAAACTGCACCAGCGTTCAAGGAATTCAAGGACTGTTTGAAATTATTAGATAAAACGTACGTGAAATACCACGCGCTGTTTTATGGAGATGGGTTAAAGACATTGCAGCCGCCCCGTCAAGCAGGAACTCTCAAAGGACTTATCAAGATCGCTGACGATTTTGACGCTGATCTCCCAGAATTCAGGGAGTATATGTGGTGAGATACTTGCTGGATACACATACGCTGCTTTGGTTTATTACCGAAGATGAAGAACTCAGTGACAGAGCACGCCGGTTGATTCTGGATTCTAACAATGAAATTTTCCTCAGCATCGCGAGCCTCTGGGAGAGAGCAATCAAGGTCAATATAGGAAAACTCGCTTTGGACCAACCTTTTGAACAATTATTTCCGAAGGAGCTGCATTTCCATAAGATGAGAATTTTGGATATTACAGTTGACAACCTCGTCCGATTGATTACGCTACCTTCCCATCACCGGGATCCGTTTGACCGTTTGATAATCGCTCAAGCACTTGATGAAAAAATTCCAATAATTAGCGTAGACACCAGATTTGATCGTTACGGCGTAAATAGAGAATGGTGACAGTTTGGCAGGCACTCTTTGAAGGGTGGCAGAAAGACATCGGATATGATACACTGACAGATATTCCAAACGGAGGGTTAAAATATGGCGAAAAAATCTCGAATTGTTATGGTAGCAGGAAGCGCAAGTCATGGTGGTGGTTCGCATGAACATCCCGCTGGGTGTGCTTTTTTCGCGGATCAATTGAACAAAAATGTGGACGGTGTGGAAGCCGTCGTCTCTCAAGGGTGGCCCGAAGATCCAGCAACTTTCGCCGATACGGATGCAATTATTGTTTATTCAGATGGCGGTGCTGGGCATCTTAGCATTCCACACCTTGAACAGATATCTGGGTTAATGAATCAGGGCATGGGACTTGCGATGTTGCACTATGCAGTCGAAGTGCCGAAGGGTGAACCGGGAGATCGCTTCTTGGATTGGATCGGTGGCTACTTTGAGACGCACCTTTCAGTCAATCCGTACTGGACTGCGACCTTTACTGGCTTTCCTGACCATCCGATAACACGCGGGGTAGAGCCGTTTTCGTTGGAAGATGAGTGGTATTATCACATGCGGTTTCGTGAAAATATGGAAGGTGTGACACCTGTGCTGAGCGCAATCGCACCTGAATCAACACTCGAAAGACCCGATGGACCGCATAGCGGCAACCCGCATGTCCGAGAATCAGTGGCAAAAGGTGAGTCACAGCACTTAGGATGGTGTGTGGAGCGTCCAGATGGTGGGCGTGGCTTTGGATTTACTGGTGGACATCTCCATAGCAATTGGGCGGATGACACACTCCGTAAGTTCATTCTCAACGCGATTGCGTGGACAGCAAAAATGGATGTCCCTGAAGGGGGTATCTCTACGCCAACCCCGACGGAAGCAGAATTGAACGCGTATCTGTAGTTGTGGTGGTATTCTATGGGTGCGGTTAAAACCGCACCTATCGGCTGAGGAGACGGAACATGGATCAAGAGATACAAGATTATCTATTCGACTTGCAAGGCTATCTGGTTTTAGAAAATGCGATCTCGGAAGACGACTTGGAGAAGATGAACGCGTGGATTGATAAACATTGGGAGTACGTTGAGCATCCGTGGGAGGAAAACGGAGACGACAGACGGATTCCGCGTTGGATTGGGAACATTGAAACGCATACTTACAACATTGAAAATGGCGTGAATTTCCAGAATATCATTGAGGGTGGTGAGGTTTTTCAGAAGTTGATTGACCATCCCGCATGGGTTGGGCTGGTACGGAAATACGTCCATGAAGTCAATGGGCTTTCTATCCACGAGAATTTCCTTAACGTCCGCGGTCCCGGCGGTTTCATTCATATCCACTGTGGTGGACACGTCCCGCTGAGTTATCTGACCTTCCGGCAAGAAAACACAGGTGAATGGATGGTGGGACAGATTAACGTCCTAATGGCACTGAACGATATTGGACCGGGAGATGGCGCGCCGGTACTCGTTCCGGGAAGCCATAAATGTACTGAGATACATCCGCGTTTGAAGCACGACGGGAAAGGCTTGGTTTATGATGGCATAACCGGTAAACCCGCAGGAACAGCTTTTGGAACAAAAGAAATCTATCTCAAGGCAGGCGATGTCGTCATGTTCACAGACGCGATTACACACGGCTCGGCAGAACGGACGAATGAAGGGTATCGTCGATCAATTGTCTACCGCTATTCTCCGAGGTATGTCCGTGAACGTTTCGACTATCCACATTCAGAGGCGTTATTGGCACGTTTAACCCCAGATCAACGCAAGATTATCCAACCAATGTCGCTACGTCGTCCGCCGCAGGTTGTGTGATTTGGCGGTGTCGCATGCGACTTCTGTCTGCCTTAACTTCTGGGTTACAATAGGATATAATAGAGAGCGTTAAAGGAGTTTTTTTCTGTGAAGAAACAGAGATCTCCGCTCTTATCGACGCGGCAAGATTGGATAAGTGTGGAGATTTTCACGCTGTTTGTCGTAACGGTTATTTATGCTATTATCGTGTGGCGATATCAGAGTGGTAAAGCACAAGAGACGATGGAAACGGTGTTTGTCACGATGCGACATGTTTCCGCCGCGATCTTGCCTATGATTGTTGGGATTGTAGGCACTTTTGAGATAGTAGGTGAAATCATGATTAGATTGACAAGTCTGATAGAAAAAACGAGAGCCGAAGGGAAGGCAGAAGGCAAAGCCGAAGGTATTGCTGAAGGGAAGGCAGAAGGCAGAGCGGAAACGATTGCCGAATTCCGTCAGTATTTGGCATGGGAGAAGCGGCGAGATGAGGCGGCTGCTAACAACCAACCTTTTAACGAACCACCACCGCCCAAGCCCGAAGGTTATCCTGAAGAGTAGCCAATTGACTCCCCGGGAACATAGGTGTATTTATAAGGAGGTTCATAATGCGAAAAGTTGATTTGCAACAGCAGGTGGTTGCTTTAATCGAACAACTCTCTACTGAAAAACTCAGAGCAGCTGTTGACTATCTTTCTTATCTTCAGGATAAGGATGCCCAAAACAACTTGCCTAATCAGGATATTCCATCGCGGGGTCTTGGGACGATGATCCATGAGATGTTCAAACCCTTCGGGGGCGTGGAACTTGAGATACCGCCACGGGAACCGGCGCGAGAACCGCCTCGCTTTGACTAAATACCAACCATGATTGTTCCCGACACTAATGTTATCTCGGAATTCATGACGGATAATCCTAACCAAATAGTTAAGGAGATTCATAATGCTTACGGCTCAAGAGATAGAAGCGTCGTTGACGAACCTTAGTACTGATGAACTGCGACACATTGAACAGGTTATTCGCGATTTATATCGGGCTCGTCATGAAATTATCATTTACGATGATGACTACGGAATCTGGACGGAACGAGATCAAAATTCACTGG from Candidatus Poribacteria bacterium includes these protein-coding regions:
- a CDS encoding Gfo/Idh/MocA family oxidoreductase, whose protein sequence is MVYMKIGIIGCGTISSAYFEGARKTDILEIKACADLRMEAAQAQSERYNCEARTVDELLADSEIELVVNLTIPRAHVDVGLQVLDAGKHVYSEKPLGVDIESGKQLIDTAAEKGLRVGSAPDTFLGAGIQTSRQVLDAGKIGRPIAGSAFMCGHGPEGWHPNPAFFYDIGGGPMLDMGPYYVTALVNILGPVKRVAAITTKGFEERIATSQALNSVRIPVNITTHLTGVMEFENGTIVTTIMSFDMWRQSLPCIEIYGETGSMTVPDPNGFGGPVNVCPASGDWEQEEIPFPNNARMIGVIDMVSAIRSGRTHRANGALAYHVLEVMLAFDKSSETGEHVIIESTTERPDPVPFGLKEWEID
- a CDS encoding phytanoyl-CoA dioxygenase family protein, with product MDQEIQDYLFDLQGYLVLENAISEDDLEKMNAWIDKHWEYVEHPWEENGDDRRIPRWIGNIETHTYNIENGVNFQNIIEGGEVFQKLIDHPAWVGLVRKYVHEVNGLSIHENFLNVRGPGGFIHIHCGGHVPLSYLTFRQENTGEWMVGQINVLMALNDIGPGDGAPVLVPGSHKCTEIHPRLKHDGKGLVYDGITGKPAGTAFGTKEIYLKAGDVVMFTDAITHGSAERTNEGYRRSIVYRYSPRYVRERFDYPHSEALLARLTPDQRKIIQPMSLRRPPQVV
- a CDS encoding ThuA domain-containing protein, which translates into the protein MAKKSRIVMVAGSASHGGGSHEHPAGCAFFADQLNKNVDGVEAVVSQGWPEDPATFADTDAIIVYSDGGAGHLSIPHLEQISGLMNQGMGLAMLHYAVEVPKGEPGDRFLDWIGGYFETHLSVNPYWTATFTGFPDHPITRGVEPFSLEDEWYYHMRFRENMEGVTPVLSAIAPESTLERPDGPHSGNPHVRESVAKGESQHLGWCVERPDGGRGFGFTGGHLHSNWADDTLRKFILNAIAWTAKMDVPEGGISTPTPTEAELNAYL
- a CDS encoding amidohydrolase family protein; the protein is MEKFPIVDTHVHLWHPKQLRYPWLTEVPALNRPYLLKDYTDASGELEIESMVFVQCDTHPDDGLKETAWVTDLATTVEPRIQGIVAWAPLEEGKQVAPFVEKLAQNPIVKGIRRLIQSESVDFCVQPNFVSGVKVLSRYGLSFDICIFHPQLANAIRLVEQCPHVQFILDHIGKPDIKNQLFDPWKQEIQTLAALPNVHCKISGLVTEADLDTWTPDDLHPYIEHIIACFGFDRVIYGSDWPVSTQATDYPRWVQTLKEAVSGCSSEELRNLFRDNAIKFYRLDS
- a CDS encoding malate synthase G → MGNRIEIGNLRIDGDLYALVRDEIAPGTGIEADAFWKAFGDIVAAFAPENKVLLEKRDVLQQQIDAWHLAREGEPIDGEAYAAFLTEIGYLLPEGRDFTVITEDVDTEISLISGPQLVVPTDNARYALNAANARWGSLYDALYGTDVIDESDGATRGTTYNPVRGAKVIAYTEQFLDEMTGLETGGFSDVTHFSLETVRGEQQLRATLRDGSEVGLADPTKFVGFTQDNGELSAVLLRNHGLHIEIRIDREHPVGKAHPAGVVDVILESAITTIQDCEDSVAAVDAADKVRVYSNWNGIMKGTLETTFEKNGEMLTRRLAPDKTFTALDGSTLTLPGRSLLLIRNVGLHMYTDAVTTAEGDEIPEGILDAMVTSFAAMHDLQGNGLHTNSKTGSIYIVKPKFHGPEEVDMTIRMFEWMESALGLPTNTIKIGIMDEERRTTVNLKEAIRVAHERLVFINTGFLDRTGDEIHTSMEAGPMTPKMDIRNEPWMLAYEDWNVDIGIETALLGTAQIGKGMWTKPDHMAEMVETKVNHPLAGATTAWVPSPTAATLHAMHYHRVDVGNWIKELSARQRASMADLLTPPLLRERQLQPDEIQQELDNNAQGILGYVVRWVDQGIGCSKVPDINDVGLMEDRATLRISSQHIANWLHHGIVTKEQVTETFQRMAKIVDGQNAGDSNYRDMSANYDESVAFQAALDLVFKGCELPNGYTEFVLHPRRREVKSGS
- a CDS encoding type II toxin-antitoxin system VapC family toxin encodes the protein MRYLLDTHTLLWFITEDEELSDRARRLILDSNNEIFLSIASLWERAIKVNIGKLALDQPFEQLFPKELHFHKMRILDITVDNLVRLITLPSHHRDPFDRLIIAQALDEKIPIISVDTRFDRYGVNREW